In the Bremerella alba genome, one interval contains:
- a CDS encoding ATP-grasp domain-containing protein, which yields MNRSARLPRIGVLANADSWYFQDLQRAARGKALLERLEFSSLQSRIGAGESISAETILSENFDAVIVRTMPLGSLEQVVFRMDALAGLERQGVLIINPPKSMELAIDKYLSLSKLSAAGYRVPQTHVCQTWQDAMAAFEEIGPSVVVKPIFGGEGRGIMRVEDADLAHRVFKTLQQMGQIIYLQKFVPHPGYDLRVLVLGERMWGMRRTSADSWRTNLSRGASATLAPIPDDVAQVARQAMQTLELSIAGLDFLPDGEGGWYLLEANAVPGWKGLSAACDVDVAAELMDYVVARINDQRKAPYPSGASGPESC from the coding sequence ATGAATCGAAGTGCTCGATTGCCACGCATCGGCGTGCTCGCTAACGCAGATAGCTGGTACTTCCAAGATCTGCAGAGGGCCGCGCGCGGCAAAGCCCTACTCGAGCGTTTGGAATTCTCGTCTTTGCAATCGCGCATTGGTGCTGGCGAGTCGATTTCTGCCGAGACGATACTGTCGGAAAACTTCGACGCGGTGATCGTCCGCACGATGCCGCTAGGATCACTCGAACAAGTGGTCTTCCGCATGGATGCGTTGGCCGGACTCGAGCGGCAAGGCGTGTTAATCATCAACCCACCCAAGTCGATGGAACTGGCGATTGATAAGTATCTGTCCCTTTCCAAGCTATCGGCGGCCGGCTATCGGGTTCCGCAAACGCACGTCTGTCAGACCTGGCAAGATGCGATGGCCGCCTTCGAAGAAATAGGGCCGTCGGTCGTCGTCAAGCCGATCTTTGGTGGAGAAGGGCGGGGGATCATGCGGGTCGAGGACGCCGATCTTGCCCATCGCGTGTTCAAAACGCTGCAGCAAATGGGGCAGATTATCTATTTGCAGAAGTTTGTACCCCACCCAGGCTACGACCTACGGGTGCTGGTGCTCGGTGAGAGAATGTGGGGAATGCGACGAACTTCGGCCGATAGTTGGCGAACCAATCTCAGCCGCGGTGCTAGTGCCACCCTCGCGCCAATCCCCGACGACGTCGCGCAGGTCGCGCGGCAAGCCATGCAAACGCTGGAACTATCAATCGCCGGGCTCGACTTTCTGCCCGACGGCGAAGGGGGTTGGTATTTACTGGAAGCCAATGCTGTTCCAGGATGGAAAGGGCTTTCAGCGGCCTGTGATGTGGATGTCGCCGCCGAACTGATGGATTATGTTGTGGCAAGAATCAATGATCAGCGGAAAGCCCCATACCCCTCAGGGGCGAGTGGACCAGAGAGTTGTTGA
- a CDS encoding phytoene desaturase family protein, whose translation MPKDFLKDTQDEYDVVVIGSGLAGLTAANTLARQGRSVLLCEQHYKLGGMATWFKRPGGHIFDISLHGFPIGMIKSCKRYWTREIADSIVQLKNIRFDNPMFSLSTTFNRDDFSQLLIQEFNVPEATVKEFFDTARSMNFYDDQGTTTKQLFDKFFPGREDVVRLLMEPITYANGSTLEDPAISYGIVFSNFMSKGVFTFQGGTDRLIKLMHEDLKKSGVDVRINVDVEKINLENGRVQSITANGKTIKCKSIVSNSNLKLTIFDLVGEQHFDKKFIEDAQEVRLNNSSTQVYMAMKPDEQIPEETGDLLFSSAAPAFRTDLLLSRDITSRTYSFYYPQTRPEGRPRSLVVSSTNARFEDWAKLSEDEYKASKADLAETTLDALEKYVPNVRERVDHVEVSTPKTFQRYTKHALGSSFGTKFEGLAVSRAIPEQVPGLYHAGSVGIIMSGWLGAINYGVIVSNDVDSYIMKSSTQSQLADSSK comes from the coding sequence ATGCCGAAAGACTTTCTGAAAGATACCCAAGACGAGTACGACGTGGTCGTGATCGGAAGTGGCTTGGCCGGGCTTACCGCTGCCAACACGCTGGCCCGTCAGGGGCGTAGCGTTCTTCTTTGCGAACAGCACTACAAGCTCGGTGGGATGGCAACCTGGTTCAAGCGACCTGGCGGGCACATCTTCGATATCTCGCTGCACGGTTTTCCGATCGGGATGATCAAGAGTTGCAAGCGCTATTGGACCCGCGAGATCGCCGACTCGATCGTGCAGCTAAAGAACATTCGTTTCGATAACCCGATGTTCTCGCTGTCGACGACCTTCAATCGCGACGACTTCTCGCAGCTGCTGATCCAAGAGTTCAACGTGCCGGAAGCGACCGTGAAGGAGTTCTTTGACACGGCGCGCAGCATGAACTTCTACGACGACCAGGGAACGACCACCAAGCAGTTGTTCGACAAGTTCTTCCCTGGACGCGAAGATGTCGTACGGCTGTTGATGGAGCCAATCACCTACGCCAACGGTTCGACCCTGGAAGACCCGGCGATCAGCTACGGGATCGTCTTCTCGAACTTCATGAGCAAAGGGGTTTTCACCTTTCAAGGGGGAACTGACCGGCTGATTAAGTTGATGCACGAAGACCTGAAAAAGTCAGGCGTCGACGTGCGCATTAATGTCGACGTCGAGAAAATCAATCTCGAGAACGGCCGGGTGCAAAGCATCACCGCCAACGGTAAGACGATCAAATGCAAGTCGATTGTCTCGAACTCGAACTTGAAGCTGACCATCTTCGACCTGGTTGGCGAGCAGCACTTCGATAAAAAGTTTATCGAGGATGCTCAAGAGGTGCGGCTCAACAATTCCAGCACCCAGGTTTACATGGCCATGAAGCCGGACGAGCAGATCCCCGAAGAGACCGGCGATCTGCTCTTCAGCAGCGCGGCCCCTGCATTTCGCACCGACTTGCTGCTTAGTCGCGACATCACCAGCCGCACCTACTCGTTCTATTATCCGCAGACGCGGCCCGAAGGACGTCCGAGATCGCTGGTCGTTTCCAGTACCAACGCTCGCTTTGAAGACTGGGCGAAACTGTCGGAAGACGAATACAAAGCGAGCAAAGCCGATCTCGCCGAGACTACGCTCGACGCGCTCGAAAAGTACGTCCCTAACGTTCGCGAGCGGGTCGACCACGTCGAAGTCTCGACGCCGAAAACCTTCCAGCGGTACACCAAGCATGCGCTCGGCTCTAGCTTTGGGACTAAGTTTGAAGGATTGGCCGTTAGTCGCGCCATCCCTGAACAGGTGCCTGGTTTGTACCACGCCGGCAGCGTCGGCATCATCATGTCCGGCTGGCTGGGGGCCATCAACTATGGCGTGATCGTGTCGAACGATGTCGATTCGTACATCATGAAGTCTTCGACCCAATCGCAATTGGCCGATAGCAGCAAGTAA
- a CDS encoding fatty acid CoA ligase family protein codes for MADATMTSTVFNVGLLLDEVAVVRPDATAIAVAGKRDVQGKRQYETITFAQLAHDSTVIAAGLSKMGVVPGTRLAMMVRPGIDFVSLVFALFKVGAVSILIDPGMGKKNVLSCLDQVQPEGFVAIPIVHAVRKLCGRRYQAAKLNVTVGRKWFWGGATLEQLRQTDIGEFQPFESTADDKAAIIFTSGSTGPPKGGEFRHEGFRRQVQFIQERYAIEPGEIDVPGFPLFGLFNSAMGVTSVIPDMDFSCPAAVDPRNILEAITDWKATQSFASPAVWNAVGQFCERENLWMPSLRRVLSAGAPVPPHVLKRMKKAAPNAEMYTPYGATEALPVASIAASEVLGETNERSREGAGTCVGSRFEGIDWQVIAISDEAIETVEQVEPLPRGEIGELIVRGPVITRRYATSDEATRNSKIYDGDAVWHRMGDVGYLDTHDRFWFCGRKTHRLQTAQGPMFTIPVESIFNTHEKIFRSALVGLGEPGDEVPVVIVQPWPGMYPDTPQEIDQLMDQLREIGNKNALTERIDHFLLHPNFPVDVRHNSKIFREKLKVWAEERIETGSPQ; via the coding sequence ATGGCGGATGCCACGATGACATCAACGGTTTTCAATGTGGGGCTGCTGCTCGATGAAGTCGCGGTCGTCAGGCCGGACGCGACCGCGATTGCCGTTGCCGGAAAGCGAGACGTCCAAGGGAAACGACAGTACGAAACAATCACATTTGCCCAACTTGCCCACGACAGCACCGTGATCGCCGCAGGCTTGTCAAAGATGGGGGTCGTCCCTGGCACACGCCTGGCCATGATGGTTCGCCCGGGGATTGATTTCGTTTCGCTGGTGTTTGCCCTGTTCAAAGTCGGGGCGGTCAGCATTCTCATCGATCCTGGTATGGGGAAGAAGAACGTGCTTTCCTGTCTCGATCAGGTTCAGCCGGAAGGATTCGTGGCGATCCCTATCGTGCATGCCGTTCGCAAGCTATGTGGTCGGCGATATCAGGCCGCCAAACTGAATGTGACGGTCGGTCGCAAGTGGTTTTGGGGAGGGGCAACTCTCGAGCAACTGCGTCAGACCGATATCGGCGAGTTTCAGCCGTTCGAGTCGACTGCCGATGACAAGGCGGCAATCATCTTCACGTCCGGCAGCACTGGGCCTCCGAAGGGGGGCGAGTTTCGGCATGAGGGATTCCGCCGCCAGGTTCAGTTCATTCAAGAGCGTTACGCGATTGAGCCTGGCGAAATCGATGTGCCCGGCTTCCCTTTGTTTGGGCTTTTCAACAGCGCGATGGGGGTGACGTCGGTTATTCCCGACATGGACTTCAGCTGCCCTGCGGCCGTTGATCCGCGGAACATCTTGGAAGCGATTACCGACTGGAAAGCGACGCAGTCCTTTGCATCCCCGGCCGTTTGGAACGCCGTTGGCCAGTTTTGCGAACGCGAGAACCTGTGGATGCCGTCGCTCCGGCGCGTTCTATCGGCTGGGGCTCCGGTCCCTCCGCATGTGTTGAAGCGAATGAAAAAGGCCGCACCCAATGCTGAGATGTACACGCCATACGGGGCAACCGAAGCGTTGCCAGTGGCTTCGATCGCGGCCAGCGAGGTCTTAGGAGAAACGAACGAGCGTTCACGTGAAGGGGCCGGCACTTGCGTTGGCTCGCGCTTCGAGGGCATCGACTGGCAGGTCATCGCCATTTCGGACGAAGCCATCGAAACGGTCGAACAGGTCGAACCTCTACCCCGTGGTGAGATTGGCGAGTTGATCGTCCGCGGTCCGGTGATTACGCGGCGGTACGCGACCAGCGACGAGGCGACCCGCAACTCGAAAATCTACGATGGCGACGCAGTGTGGCATCGGATGGGAGACGTCGGCTATCTCGATACCCACGATCGGTTCTGGTTTTGCGGGCGAAAGACGCATCGCCTGCAAACGGCCCAGGGGCCGATGTTTACGATTCCGGTCGAATCGATCTTCAACACGCATGAGAAGATCTTCCGCAGTGCGCTGGTGGGGCTCGGTGAACCAGGGGACGAGGTGCCTGTCGTGATCGTTCAGCCGTGGCCTGGTATGTACCCAGATACGCCGCAAGAGATTGACCAACTGATGGACCAACTGCGTGAAATCGGCAATAAAAACGCATTGACCGAGCGAATAGACCATTTCCTGCTGCATCCAAATTTCCCGGTCGACGTGCGGCACAACTCGAAGATTTTCCGCGAGAAACTCAAGGTGTGGGCTGAGGAACGGATCGAGACCGGCTCGCCTCAATAG
- a CDS encoding acyl carrier protein, with translation MTPAEIREEVLDILRDIAPDDDITDIDDEKPFRDQLELDSMDFLDIVMELRKRHRVQIPEEEYPELASMKSTVTYLEPKMKDL, from the coding sequence ATGACGCCAGCGGAAATCCGTGAAGAAGTATTGGACATTTTGCGGGACATCGCACCGGATGACGACATCACGGATATCGACGACGAGAAGCCCTTTCGCGACCAGCTAGAGCTGGACAGCATGGACTTCCTGGACATCGTCATGGAACTCCGTAAGCGTCACCGGGTGCAAATTCCGGAAGAGGAATACCCGGAACTCGCATCGATGAAAAGCACGGTGACCTACCTCGAACCGAAGATGAAAGATCTGTAA
- a CDS encoding phytoene desaturase family protein, translating into MYDTIIIGAGMSGLAAGIRLAYFGQNVCILERHNTIGGLNSFYRMAGRDFDVGLHAVTNFTKKGEKKGPLGRLLRQLRFKWDEFALCPQLGSKVMFPGVELKFDNDIQLLRSEIAQRFPKQADNFDRLRGQIMDYDDITPDNYAGSARTRLAEIITDPLLIEMLLCPLMWYGNAREQDMDWGQFCIMFRSIYMEGFARPLKGVRLLLKNLVKKFRELGGQLKLRTGVSGLKIDNGQCVGVTLDDGTELMGRKVISSAGWWETMRMCDEAIKPPTGEPGRLSFVETISVIKKQPVEVGYDSTIVFFNDSNKFHWVKPENDLCDVRTGVICSPNNFDYHDGANLDEGYLRVTALADYDRWVNLPEQQYRFEKNRWYDLVSDSVVRFIPEFRRHVVAVDMFTPKTIHRYTWHKNGAVYGAPEKHLDGTTHLNNLYICGTDQGYVGIIGSIMSGVSVANRYCLQDPS; encoded by the coding sequence ATGTACGACACGATCATTATCGGCGCAGGCATGTCCGGGCTGGCGGCCGGGATTCGCTTGGCTTATTTCGGTCAGAATGTCTGTATTCTCGAGCGTCACAACACCATCGGTGGGCTGAATTCCTTCTATCGCATGGCCGGTCGCGACTTTGATGTCGGCCTTCACGCGGTGACCAACTTCACCAAGAAGGGTGAGAAGAAGGGGCCGCTGGGTCGGCTTCTGCGGCAGCTGCGTTTCAAATGGGATGAATTCGCGTTGTGCCCACAACTGGGCTCGAAGGTGATGTTTCCCGGGGTCGAACTGAAATTCGACAACGACATTCAACTCCTACGAAGCGAGATCGCCCAACGGTTTCCCAAGCAGGCCGACAATTTCGATCGCCTCCGCGGGCAGATCATGGACTACGACGACATCACGCCGGATAACTACGCTGGCTCGGCCCGCACGCGACTGGCCGAGATCATCACCGACCCGCTGCTGATCGAGATGCTGTTGTGCCCGCTGATGTGGTACGGCAACGCCCGCGAGCAAGACATGGACTGGGGCCAGTTCTGTATCATGTTCCGCAGCATCTACATGGAAGGCTTCGCCCGACCGCTCAAAGGAGTGCGGCTGCTACTGAAGAACCTGGTCAAAAAGTTCCGCGAACTGGGGGGCCAGCTTAAACTGCGAACGGGTGTTTCCGGGCTGAAGATCGACAACGGCCAGTGCGTTGGCGTGACGCTCGACGACGGTACCGAACTGATGGGCCGCAAGGTTATTTCCTCGGCCGGTTGGTGGGAAACGATGCGGATGTGCGACGAAGCAATCAAGCCGCCCACCGGAGAGCCAGGCCGCTTGAGCTTTGTCGAAACGATCTCAGTCATCAAGAAGCAGCCGGTTGAAGTCGGTTACGATTCGACGATTGTTTTCTTCAACGATTCGAACAAGTTTCACTGGGTAAAACCGGAAAACGATCTGTGCGACGTCCGTACCGGCGTCATCTGTTCGCCGAACAACTTCGACTATCACGACGGAGCCAATCTCGACGAGGGCTACCTTCGCGTCACGGCTCTGGCCGACTACGACCGCTGGGTGAATCTGCCGGAACAGCAGTACCGCTTCGAGAAAAACCGCTGGTACGATCTGGTAAGCGACAGTGTGGTGCGGTTCATTCCCGAGTTCCGCCGGCATGTGGTGGCCGTCGATATGTTCACTCCCAAAACGATTCATCGATACACCTGGCACAAAAACGGTGCCGTGTATGGTGCCCCCGAGAAACATCTCGACGGCACCACGCACCTGAACAACCTGTACATTTGCGGAACCGATCAAGGCTACGTCGGGATCATAGGTTCCATCATGAGCGGCGTATCGGTTGCCAACCGATACTGCCTACAAGACCCCAGCTAA
- a CDS encoding enoyl-ACP reductase FabI: MTDFLKLAGKNIVVTGVANRKSVAWHIAKTLEEAGAKVIYVVRSEARKESTAKLLADRQVLVCDVEFQEQIDKLRDDLTAAGHKIHGLVHSMAFADYSEGMKPFHETTKAQFLQAVDISCFSLVKLSNALKDVFDEDASVVTISISTTTMASENYGFMAPIKAALDSSLAFLTKSFSSFSRVRFNAVGPSLLKTSASAGIPGYVDAYLYAEQVIPRKSAVTTQEAADVAVFLLSPRSSGIQAQNIAVDAGMSINYFDKNIIGGVLKHES; the protein is encoded by the coding sequence GTGACCGACTTTCTCAAACTTGCCGGCAAGAACATTGTCGTCACTGGCGTCGCTAACCGTAAAAGCGTAGCCTGGCATATCGCCAAGACGTTGGAAGAGGCCGGAGCGAAGGTTATCTATGTCGTTCGCAGCGAAGCCCGAAAAGAGTCGACAGCTAAATTGCTCGCCGATCGCCAGGTTTTGGTCTGTGATGTCGAATTCCAAGAGCAGATCGACAAGCTACGCGATGACCTTACCGCCGCAGGCCACAAGATTCATGGCCTGGTCCATTCGATGGCTTTCGCCGACTACTCGGAAGGAATGAAGCCGTTCCACGAAACGACCAAGGCCCAGTTCCTGCAAGCGGTCGACATCTCGTGCTTCTCGCTGGTTAAGCTTTCCAACGCGCTGAAAGACGTGTTCGACGAAGACGCATCGGTGGTGACGATTTCGATCTCAACAACCACCATGGCCAGCGAGAACTACGGCTTCATGGCCCCCATCAAAGCGGCCCTCGACTCATCTCTTGCGTTTTTGACTAAAAGCTTCAGTAGCTTTTCCCGCGTGCGGTTCAACGCTGTGGGGCCAAGCCTGTTGAAGACATCGGCCTCGGCTGGTATTCCCGGCTATGTCGATGCGTATCTGTATGCAGAACAGGTCATTCCTCGTAAGAGTGCCGTCACCACCCAGGAAGCAGCCGACGTGGCGGTCTTCTTGTTGAGTCCTCGCTCGAGCGGCATCCAGGCCCAAAACATCGCCGTCGACGCCGGCATGAGCATTAACTACTTCGACAAAAATATCATCGGCGGCGTCTTGAAGCACGAGTCTTAA
- a CDS encoding NAD-dependent epimerase/dehydratase family protein, which produces MLVTGGGGFLGRYIVEQLLMHGENVRVLSRQRYPELESLRVECIQGDLRDRAAVEGAVKGCEVVYHVAAMAGIWGRWEDYYGINVEGTQNIIDACLAWNVERLVFSSSPSVTFNGSDQKGVDESAPYPEKWLAHYPHSKAIAEQAVLQANRPGALATCALRPHLIWGPRDGHLIPRLIQRAKSGKLRIVGDGKNLVDMVYVENAASAHIQAAGALVNTPEKVGGKAYFVTQGAPVRLWDWINEILAMEDILPIRKHVSANVAYYAGAAMETTYKMIGRMHEEPRMTRFLARQLATHHYFDISAARHDLGYSPKVSTEEGMQRLNDDLACRR; this is translated from the coding sequence GTGCTGGTCACCGGCGGAGGAGGATTCCTCGGTCGATATATCGTGGAACAGCTTCTCATGCACGGGGAAAACGTGCGTGTGCTCTCGCGGCAGCGATACCCCGAACTCGAATCGCTGCGGGTCGAGTGCATTCAGGGGGATCTACGCGATCGGGCTGCTGTCGAAGGGGCCGTGAAGGGATGCGAGGTCGTCTATCATGTCGCTGCGATGGCCGGCATTTGGGGACGCTGGGAAGATTATTACGGCATCAACGTCGAAGGCACACAAAACATTATCGATGCCTGCCTGGCTTGGAATGTCGAGCGTTTGGTCTTTAGCAGCAGCCCCAGCGTGACCTTCAACGGGTCAGACCAGAAGGGAGTCGACGAGTCGGCCCCTTATCCAGAAAAATGGCTGGCGCATTATCCGCATTCCAAAGCTATTGCCGAACAGGCAGTCCTTCAGGCCAATCGGCCGGGCGCGCTGGCAACGTGTGCTCTGCGACCTCACCTGATCTGGGGACCACGCGACGGCCACTTGATTCCGAGGCTTATTCAGCGGGCAAAATCGGGGAAATTGCGAATTGTCGGGGACGGAAAAAATCTGGTCGACATGGTTTATGTCGAAAACGCCGCCTCGGCCCATATTCAAGCCGCCGGAGCATTGGTGAACACGCCCGAGAAGGTCGGCGGCAAGGCTTATTTCGTCACCCAGGGGGCTCCGGTCCGTCTCTGGGACTGGATAAATGAGATTCTGGCCATGGAAGACATTCTTCCGATTCGGAAACACGTTTCGGCAAACGTTGCCTATTATGCGGGGGCTGCCATGGAAACGACCTACAAAATGATCGGTCGAATGCACGAAGAACCACGCATGACACGGTTCCTCGCGAGGCAGCTTGCCACGCACCATTATTTCGATATCTCGGCTGCCCGACACGACTTGGGATACTCCCCAAAAGTCTCGACAGAAGAGGGAATGCAGCGGCTGAATGACGATTTGGCTTGCCGCAGGTGA
- a CDS encoding 3-hydroxyacyl-ACP dehydratase FabZ family protein — MTKFAIEDAIPHRGPMLLVDEVVEQTEDHIVCRKTFTPEEYFFQGHYPDYPLVPGVILCEATMQAGAILLSQFVQEGEGVPVATRLNDVKFKKMIRPGDTIEMNVKLNERMADAFFMTGKVTLDGKLAMRFDFACTVAKMDA; from the coding sequence ATGACGAAATTCGCCATCGAAGACGCCATTCCGCATCGCGGTCCGATGCTGCTGGTCGACGAAGTTGTCGAGCAAACGGAAGATCACATCGTCTGTCGTAAGACGTTCACGCCCGAGGAATACTTCTTTCAAGGGCACTACCCCGACTACCCGCTGGTGCCCGGCGTGATCCTGTGCGAAGCAACCATGCAGGCTGGGGCCATCTTGCTCTCGCAGTTCGTCCAAGAAGGCGAAGGCGTGCCGGTCGCAACGCGGCTAAACGACGTGAAGTTCAAAAAGATGATCCGCCCCGGCGACACGATCGAAATGAACGTGAAGCTAAACGAACGCATGGCCGATGCGTTCTTCATGACCGGCAAGGTCACCCTCGACGGCAAACTAGCCATGCGATTCGACTTCGCCTGCACCGTTGCCAAGATGGACGCGTAG
- a CDS encoding beta-ketoacyl-[acyl-carrier-protein] synthase family protein — protein sequence MIATAEQLPDSQRIVITGIGLTAPNGNSYADYRAALLAGKSGVQNYEIRYVGETLAGLCDYEATRYQKKRDIRRGTRAGSIGIYCAGEAVTDSGIDWENTDKSMVGVYIGVTEHGNVETENEVYNIKGYDYDTSFWSHHHNPRTVANNPAGEICLTMGIVGPHYTIGAACAAGNAGLIQGAQMLRLGECDLALAGGVSESVQTFGIFAGFKSQGALAHHEDPTQASRPFDTQRNGIVVSEGGCIYTLERLSDAKKRGAKIYGELAGYAMNTDATDFVLPNPERQVQCINLALKRAGMNVDDIDIVSTHATGTTLGDQQECTAIREVFGKSETTLINNTKSFIGHAMGAAGALELAGNLPAFEDGICHATINVDELDPECAIDGLVLNQPRELGKAQVILNNSFGMLGINSVVIIKKL from the coding sequence ATGATTGCCACCGCCGAACAACTTCCCGATTCGCAGCGAATTGTCATCACGGGCATCGGTCTGACCGCGCCTAATGGCAACTCGTATGCCGATTACCGAGCTGCTCTGCTCGCGGGGAAGAGCGGCGTTCAGAATTACGAAATTCGCTATGTCGGCGAAACCCTGGCCGGCCTCTGCGATTACGAAGCGACCCGCTATCAAAAGAAACGCGATATCCGCCGCGGCACACGTGCCGGCAGTATCGGCATCTATTGTGCCGGCGAAGCAGTCACCGATAGCGGCATCGACTGGGAAAATACCGACAAAAGCATGGTCGGCGTCTACATCGGCGTGACCGAGCACGGCAATGTCGAGACGGAAAACGAAGTCTACAACATCAAGGGTTACGACTATGATACGTCGTTCTGGTCGCACCACCACAACCCGCGAACTGTGGCCAATAACCCGGCCGGCGAGATCTGCCTGACGATGGGAATCGTTGGCCCGCACTATACCATTGGGGCCGCATGTGCCGCCGGTAACGCCGGGCTGATTCAAGGGGCCCAGATGCTACGACTGGGCGAATGCGACCTGGCCCTGGCCGGTGGCGTCTCAGAAAGTGTGCAAACCTTCGGGATCTTCGCCGGTTTCAAAAGCCAAGGGGCGCTGGCCCATCACGAAGACCCCACTCAGGCATCGCGCCCTTTTGATACCCAGCGAAATGGCATCGTCGTTTCCGAAGGTGGCTGTATTTATACGCTCGAGCGGTTATCAGACGCGAAAAAACGCGGTGCGAAGATTTACGGCGAGTTGGCCGGCTACGCGATGAACACCGACGCGACCGACTTCGTGCTGCCCAACCCCGAGCGGCAAGTGCAGTGTATTAACCTGGCCCTGAAGCGAGCCGGGATGAATGTCGACGACATCGATATTGTCAGCACGCATGCCACCGGCACGACGCTCGGCGATCAGCAGGAATGCACGGCGATTCGCGAAGTCTTCGGAAAAAGCGAAACGACGCTAATCAACAATACAAAAAGTTTTATCGGGCACGCGATGGGAGCGGCTGGGGCATTGGAACTAGCCGGCAACTTACCTGCGTTTGAAGATGGCATCTGTCATGCCACGATCAACGTCGACGAGTTGGACCCTGAATGTGCCATCGACGGTTTGGTTTTGAATCAGCCGCGAGAACTCGGAAAAGCCCAAGTCATTTTGAACAACTCGTTCGGAATGTTGGGTATTAACTCAGTAGTAATCATCAAGAAGCTGTAA
- the mch gene encoding methenyltetrahydromethanopterin cyclohydrolase translates to MELNQRAHALVQPIIDTPQEIGAELVQLACGAKVLDLGVTAGRGGLEAGRQMAEICLAGLGEVSFSLGDAPGTRTFVNVCTDRPELACIASQYAGWQIKTENFFGMGSGPMRVKAAKEPVIQELNLTDEYPVAVGVLEASQLPGDDVCQKIATDCHVDPKKLVLLVARTASIAGHVQVVARSVETCLHKLHELKFDLSKIASGFGAAPLPPIAADDVVGIGRTNDAILYGGTVTLWVNETSQRLSEFGEKLPSSTSLMYGQPFEQILRDAKFDFYQIDPLLFSPAEVCLVSLQDGKSTIFGKKNLEVLANSFGQG, encoded by the coding sequence TTGGAATTAAACCAGCGGGCTCATGCCCTGGTACAGCCGATTATCGATACGCCGCAGGAAATCGGAGCAGAGCTGGTTCAGCTTGCGTGTGGCGCTAAAGTGCTTGATTTAGGGGTGACCGCAGGCCGGGGGGGACTGGAAGCCGGACGCCAGATGGCCGAGATTTGCCTGGCAGGGCTTGGCGAAGTGTCGTTCTCGCTGGGCGATGCTCCCGGGACGCGGACGTTTGTTAACGTGTGTACTGATCGCCCAGAGCTGGCCTGTATCGCTTCGCAGTACGCCGGCTGGCAGATTAAAACCGAGAATTTTTTCGGGATGGGCTCGGGGCCGATGCGTGTTAAAGCGGCCAAGGAGCCGGTCATCCAAGAGCTGAACTTAACCGACGAGTACCCCGTCGCCGTGGGGGTGCTGGAAGCATCTCAGCTTCCCGGAGATGACGTTTGTCAGAAAATTGCCACTGATTGCCACGTCGATCCCAAAAAACTGGTGCTGCTTGTCGCGCGAACCGCCAGTATCGCGGGACACGTCCAGGTGGTCGCTCGTAGCGTCGAAACGTGTTTGCACAAGCTGCACGAGCTGAAGTTCGACCTCTCGAAGATTGCCAGCGGGTTCGGTGCGGCCCCACTTCCGCCGATTGCCGCTGACGACGTGGTGGGCATTGGCCGCACGAACGACGCTATCCTGTACGGCGGCACGGTGACGTTATGGGTTAACGAAACATCGCAGCGGCTGAGCGAGTTCGGCGAGAAACTGCCCAGCAGTACATCGTTGATGTATGGGCAACCCTTTGAACAGATTCTGCGAGACGCCAAGTTCGACTTCTACCAAATCGACCCGCTGCTGTTTAGTCCGGCGGAAGTCTGTTTGGTCAGCCTGCAGGATGGCAAATCGACCATCTTCGGCAAGAAAAACCTGGAAGTGCTGGCCAATTCGTTCGGGCAAGGTTAA